One window from the genome of Nicotiana tomentosiformis chromosome 5, ASM39032v3, whole genome shotgun sequence encodes:
- the LOC104091783 gene encoding protein OPI10 homolog → MFGVVFPNRSFPMDISTFAQIGTTHWVLDMNTFVGEAYDSIREVCIFLINNFTLPPDKALAVYIQSPGSPFLFCGAVTLTRPSAVLSLPWPEPGGQLQLTADATPVSAKIGVSVEDLAALPSLDVTAEKKIERLALKVGENLFNFMQSFCGVDGSKLVVPMDILDRWFKKFQERAKRDPEYLKGFAL, encoded by the exons ATGTTTGGAGTGGTGTTCCCGAACCGAAGCTTCCCTATGGATATCTCCACCTTTGCTCAAATTGGCACAACCCATTGGGTCCTTGACATGAACACCTTTGTTG GGGAAGCATACGATTCAATTCGGGAAGTCTGCATATTCCTCATCAACAACTTCACGCTGCCACCAGACAAGGCCCTCGCTGTGTATATCCAATCCCCTGGCTCACCTTTCCTCTTTTGTGGTGCAGTCACGCTGACACGACCCTCTGCCGTGCTGTCGCTCCCTTGGCCAGAGCCCGGTGGCCAACTGCAGCTCACTGCCGATGCAACTCCAGTCTCTGCCAAGATAGGTGTCTCAGTTGAGGACCTTGCAGCACTTCCCTCCCTTGATGTCACTGCAGAGAAGAAAATCGAGAGGTTGGCATTGAAAGTTGGTGaaaacttgttcaattttatgCAGTCGTTTTGTGGGGTGGATGGCAGTAAGCTGGTGGTGCCTATGGATATATTGGATCGCTGGTTCAAGAAATTCCAGGAACGAGCAAAGCGAGATCCAGAATATTTGAAGGGCTTCGCGTTGTAG
- the LOC104091784 gene encoding cytochrome c oxidase assembly protein COX11, mitochondrial isoform X2, with product MSLSRLSGRLNLFLSLNRTHYYPLSASRDYLGIVVSKDRNRGPIDIRHGQLFGLGCRGFTSRCEFKRSTLHNCKGLPFLRGQSTVRAWPMLNLHHHYATQATATEKKSKKMLFYLTGLVFAMVGASYAAVPLYRRFCQATGYGGTVQRRESVEEKIARHAKDGRVTSREIAVQFNADVADGMPWKFIPTQREVRVKPGESALAFYTAENRSSTPITGVSTYNVTPMKVQGSTMYP from the exons ATGTCACTTTCTAGGCTTTCTGGAAGACTcaatctttttctttctttaaacaGGACTCATTATTATCCACTTTCCGCATCCAG GGACTATCTTGGAATTGTAGTGTCAAAAGATAGAAACCGTGGGCCAATTGACATCAGACATGGACAACTCTTTGGTCTTGGATGTCGAGGTTTCACATCAAGGTGTGAGTTTAAAAGATCTACACTTCATAACTGTAAAGGGTTGCCTTTTTTAAGAGGGCAGAGTACAGTTAGGGCTTGGCCAATGTTGAATCTTCATCATCATTATGCAACTCAGGCTACTGCAACAGAGAAGAAATCAAAGAAGATGCTCTTTTACTTGACAGGTTTAGTTTTTGCGATGGTGGGGGCTAGTTATGCTGCAGTTCCTCTGTACAGGAGATTCTGTCAAGCCACAGGATATGGAGGTACAGTTCAACGTCGGGAG AGTGTTGAAGAAAAGATTGCACGGCATGCGAAAGATGGAAGAGTTACTTCCAG GGAGATTGCTGTACAATTTAATGCTGATGTAGCAGATGGAATGCCTTGGAAGTTTATTCCGACACAGCGAGAG GTAAGAGTAAAACCGGGAGAGAGCGCTCTTGCCTTTTACACGGCTGAAAATCGAAGCTCGACTCCTATTACAGGCGTATCAACATACAATGTTACCCCCATGAAG